The following proteins are co-located in the Anas platyrhynchos isolate ZD024472 breed Pekin duck chromosome 1, IASCAAS_PekinDuck_T2T, whole genome shotgun sequence genome:
- the FERRY3 gene encoding ferry endosomal RAB5 effector complex subunit 3 isoform X2, translated as MKPNKGNVCIRERDYVYEFNAGNQHLVLTVPLKFPVQENVSHLHGRLMLLHNLPCFIENDLKQSLSKFIEEETIKDYDREAEMALEAVKSGKVDINQLADAWSKAYKETTLEYAKPEETSWDEDFADVYHDLIHSPASETLLNLEHNYFVSISELISERDVELKKLRERQGAEMDKVMQELGKSLTDQDVNSLAAQHFESQQDLENKWTNELKQSSAIQKQEYQEWVIKLHQDLKNPNNSSISDEIKVQPSQLRESVEGNGRIYEEQRLLEESFTIHLGAQLKTMHNLRLLRADMLDFCKHKRNHRSGVKLHRLQTAMSLYSTSLCGLVLLVDNRISSYSGIKRDFATVCQECTDFHFPGIQEQLEIVQKVVLKARAQRSRNKESGTEDKSKNIERNQSNILPGEFYITRHSNLSEIHVAFHLCVDDNVRSGNITARDPAIMGLRNILKVCCTHDITTISIPLLLVHDMSEEMTIPWCLKRAELVFKCVKGFMMEMASWDGGISRTVQFLVPQTISEEMFYQLSNMLPQIFRVSSTLTLTSKH; from the exons ATGAAGCCTAATAAAGGAAACGTCTGCATTAGGGAGAGAGACTATGTGTACGAATTCAATGCTGGAAATCAGCATCTAGTGCTGACAGTGCCCCTTAAATTTCCTGTGCAAGAAAATGTCAGTCATCTGCATGGACGTCTAATGCTTCTGCACAACCTGCCATGTTTTATAGAGAATG ACCTGAAGCAATCTCTTAGTAAGTTCATAGAAGAGGAAACTATAAAAGATTATGATAGAGAAGCTGAAATGGCTCTGGAAGCAGTGAAATCAGGAAAAGTAGACATAAACCAGCTGGCAGATGCTTGGTCTAAAGCTTATAAAGAG ACAACATTAGAATATGCAAAACCTGAAGAAACCAGCTGGGATGAAGATTTTGCAGATGTTTATCATGATCTGATACATTCTCCAGCTTCTGAAACACTGTTAAACCTGGAACACAATTATTTTGTTAGCATCTCGGAATTAATAAGTGAAAGAGATGTGGAATTGAAAAAGCTTCGGGAAAG acAAGGAGCAGAAATGGATAAGGTGATGCAGGAGCTAGGGAAATCTCTAACAGACCAAGATGTAAATTCATTAGCGGCTCAGCATTTTGAATCTCAGCAG GATTTGGAGAACAAATGGACCAATGAATTAAAACAGTCCAGTGCTATCCAGAAGCAGGAATATCAGGAATGGGTGATAAAACTTCACCAGGACCTTAAGAATCCCAACAACAGCTCAATCAG TGATGAAATTAAGGTTCAGCCCAGTCAGTTGAGAGAATCTGTGGAAGGAAATGGAAGAATTTATGAAGAGCAAAGACTTTTAGAAGAAAGTTTTACTATTCACTTGG GAGCTCAGTTGAAGACCATGCATAACTTGAGATTGCTGAGAGCTGATATGCTGGATTTTTGTAAACATAAGCGTAATCATCGAAGTGGAGTAAAGCTTCACAGGCTTCAAACCGCAATGTCCCTCTACTCAACTTCCCTCTGTGGCCTGGTATTACTGGTAGATAATCGTATCAGTTCATACAGTGGCATCAAAAGAG attttGCAACTGTTTGCCAAGAATGCACggattttcattttcctggaaTTCAAGAACAACTTGAAATTGTCCAGAAGGTTGTACTTAAGGCCAGAGCACAGCGTAGCA gaaataaagaaagTGGAACTGAAGATAAATCCAAGAATATTGAACGAAACCAGTCAAATATTTTACCAG GGGAATTCTACATAACACGCCATTCAAATCTTTCTGAAATTCATGTTGCGTTTCACCTTTGTGTGGATGATAATGTAAGATCTGGAAACATAACTGCTCGGGATCCTGCGATCATGGGACTCAGAAACATTCTCAAAGTTTGCTGCACACATGACATTACTACCATTAGCATTCCTCTCCTGTTGGTACATGATATGTCAGAA gaaatgaCTATTCCATGGTGCTTAAAGAGAGCAGAGCTTGTGTTCAAGTGTGTTAAAG GTTTCATGATGGAAATGGCTTCATGGGATGGAGGAATTTCTCGGACTGTACAATTCTTGGTACCGCAG ACAATTTCTGAGGAAATGTTTTACCAACTGAGTAACATGCTTCCCCAAATCTTCCGAGTGTCCTCTACATTGACTCTAACCTCTAAGCACTGA
- the FERRY3 gene encoding ferry endosomal RAB5 effector complex subunit 3 isoform X1: MKPNKGNVCIRERDYVYEFNAGNQHLVLTVPLKFPVQENVSHLHGRLMLLHNLPCFIENDLKQSLSKFIEEETIKDYDREAEMALEAVKSGKVDINQLADAWSKAYKETTLEYAKPEETSWDEDFADVYHDLIHSPASETLLNLEHNYFVSISELISERDVELKKLRERQGAEMDKVMQELGKSLTDQDVNSLAAQHFESQQDLENKWTNELKQSSAIQKQEYQEWVIKLHQDLKNPNNSSISDEIKVQPSQLRESVEGNGRIYEEQRLLEESFTIHLGAQLKTMHNLRLLRADMLDFCKHKRNHRSGVKLHRLQTAMSLYSTSLCGLVLLVDNRISSYSGIKRDFATVCQECTDFHFPGIQEQLEIVQKVVLKARAQRSSKSKRHHGNKESGTEDKSKNIERNQSNILPGEFYITRHSNLSEIHVAFHLCVDDNVRSGNITARDPAIMGLRNILKVCCTHDITTISIPLLLVHDMSEEMTIPWCLKRAELVFKCVKGFMMEMASWDGGISRTVQFLVPQTISEEMFYQLSNMLPQIFRVSSTLTLTSKH; this comes from the exons ATGAAGCCTAATAAAGGAAACGTCTGCATTAGGGAGAGAGACTATGTGTACGAATTCAATGCTGGAAATCAGCATCTAGTGCTGACAGTGCCCCTTAAATTTCCTGTGCAAGAAAATGTCAGTCATCTGCATGGACGTCTAATGCTTCTGCACAACCTGCCATGTTTTATAGAGAATG ACCTGAAGCAATCTCTTAGTAAGTTCATAGAAGAGGAAACTATAAAAGATTATGATAGAGAAGCTGAAATGGCTCTGGAAGCAGTGAAATCAGGAAAAGTAGACATAAACCAGCTGGCAGATGCTTGGTCTAAAGCTTATAAAGAG ACAACATTAGAATATGCAAAACCTGAAGAAACCAGCTGGGATGAAGATTTTGCAGATGTTTATCATGATCTGATACATTCTCCAGCTTCTGAAACACTGTTAAACCTGGAACACAATTATTTTGTTAGCATCTCGGAATTAATAAGTGAAAGAGATGTGGAATTGAAAAAGCTTCGGGAAAG acAAGGAGCAGAAATGGATAAGGTGATGCAGGAGCTAGGGAAATCTCTAACAGACCAAGATGTAAATTCATTAGCGGCTCAGCATTTTGAATCTCAGCAG GATTTGGAGAACAAATGGACCAATGAATTAAAACAGTCCAGTGCTATCCAGAAGCAGGAATATCAGGAATGGGTGATAAAACTTCACCAGGACCTTAAGAATCCCAACAACAGCTCAATCAG TGATGAAATTAAGGTTCAGCCCAGTCAGTTGAGAGAATCTGTGGAAGGAAATGGAAGAATTTATGAAGAGCAAAGACTTTTAGAAGAAAGTTTTACTATTCACTTGG GAGCTCAGTTGAAGACCATGCATAACTTGAGATTGCTGAGAGCTGATATGCTGGATTTTTGTAAACATAAGCGTAATCATCGAAGTGGAGTAAAGCTTCACAGGCTTCAAACCGCAATGTCCCTCTACTCAACTTCCCTCTGTGGCCTGGTATTACTGGTAGATAATCGTATCAGTTCATACAGTGGCATCAAAAGAG attttGCAACTGTTTGCCAAGAATGCACggattttcattttcctggaaTTCAAGAACAACTTGAAATTGTCCAGAAGGTTGTACTTAAGGCCAGAGCACAGCGTAGCAGTAAGTCGAAAAGACATCATG gaaataaagaaagTGGAACTGAAGATAAATCCAAGAATATTGAACGAAACCAGTCAAATATTTTACCAG GGGAATTCTACATAACACGCCATTCAAATCTTTCTGAAATTCATGTTGCGTTTCACCTTTGTGTGGATGATAATGTAAGATCTGGAAACATAACTGCTCGGGATCCTGCGATCATGGGACTCAGAAACATTCTCAAAGTTTGCTGCACACATGACATTACTACCATTAGCATTCCTCTCCTGTTGGTACATGATATGTCAGAA gaaatgaCTATTCCATGGTGCTTAAAGAGAGCAGAGCTTGTGTTCAAGTGTGTTAAAG GTTTCATGATGGAAATGGCTTCATGGGATGGAGGAATTTCTCGGACTGTACAATTCTTGGTACCGCAG ACAATTTCTGAGGAAATGTTTTACCAACTGAGTAACATGCTTCCCCAAATCTTCCGAGTGTCCTCTACATTGACTCTAACCTCTAAGCACTGA
- the FERRY3 gene encoding ferry endosomal RAB5 effector complex subunit 3 isoform X3, which translates to MTTLEYAKPEETSWDEDFADVYHDLIHSPASETLLNLEHNYFVSISELISERDVELKKLRERQGAEMDKVMQELGKSLTDQDVNSLAAQHFESQQDLENKWTNELKQSSAIQKQEYQEWVIKLHQDLKNPNNSSISDEIKVQPSQLRESVEGNGRIYEEQRLLEESFTIHLGAQLKTMHNLRLLRADMLDFCKHKRNHRSGVKLHRLQTAMSLYSTSLCGLVLLVDNRISSYSGIKRDFATVCQECTDFHFPGIQEQLEIVQKVVLKARAQRSSKSKRHHGNKESGTEDKSKNIERNQSNILPGEFYITRHSNLSEIHVAFHLCVDDNVRSGNITARDPAIMGLRNILKVCCTHDITTISIPLLLVHDMSEEMTIPWCLKRAELVFKCVKGFMMEMASWDGGISRTVQFLVPQTISEEMFYQLSNMLPQIFRVSSTLTLTSKH; encoded by the exons ATG ACAACATTAGAATATGCAAAACCTGAAGAAACCAGCTGGGATGAAGATTTTGCAGATGTTTATCATGATCTGATACATTCTCCAGCTTCTGAAACACTGTTAAACCTGGAACACAATTATTTTGTTAGCATCTCGGAATTAATAAGTGAAAGAGATGTGGAATTGAAAAAGCTTCGGGAAAG acAAGGAGCAGAAATGGATAAGGTGATGCAGGAGCTAGGGAAATCTCTAACAGACCAAGATGTAAATTCATTAGCGGCTCAGCATTTTGAATCTCAGCAG GATTTGGAGAACAAATGGACCAATGAATTAAAACAGTCCAGTGCTATCCAGAAGCAGGAATATCAGGAATGGGTGATAAAACTTCACCAGGACCTTAAGAATCCCAACAACAGCTCAATCAG TGATGAAATTAAGGTTCAGCCCAGTCAGTTGAGAGAATCTGTGGAAGGAAATGGAAGAATTTATGAAGAGCAAAGACTTTTAGAAGAAAGTTTTACTATTCACTTGG GAGCTCAGTTGAAGACCATGCATAACTTGAGATTGCTGAGAGCTGATATGCTGGATTTTTGTAAACATAAGCGTAATCATCGAAGTGGAGTAAAGCTTCACAGGCTTCAAACCGCAATGTCCCTCTACTCAACTTCCCTCTGTGGCCTGGTATTACTGGTAGATAATCGTATCAGTTCATACAGTGGCATCAAAAGAG attttGCAACTGTTTGCCAAGAATGCACggattttcattttcctggaaTTCAAGAACAACTTGAAATTGTCCAGAAGGTTGTACTTAAGGCCAGAGCACAGCGTAGCAGTAAGTCGAAAAGACATCATG gaaataaagaaagTGGAACTGAAGATAAATCCAAGAATATTGAACGAAACCAGTCAAATATTTTACCAG GGGAATTCTACATAACACGCCATTCAAATCTTTCTGAAATTCATGTTGCGTTTCACCTTTGTGTGGATGATAATGTAAGATCTGGAAACATAACTGCTCGGGATCCTGCGATCATGGGACTCAGAAACATTCTCAAAGTTTGCTGCACACATGACATTACTACCATTAGCATTCCTCTCCTGTTGGTACATGATATGTCAGAA gaaatgaCTATTCCATGGTGCTTAAAGAGAGCAGAGCTTGTGTTCAAGTGTGTTAAAG GTTTCATGATGGAAATGGCTTCATGGGATGGAGGAATTTCTCGGACTGTACAATTCTTGGTACCGCAG ACAATTTCTGAGGAAATGTTTTACCAACTGAGTAACATGCTTCCCCAAATCTTCCGAGTGTCCTCTACATTGACTCTAACCTCTAAGCACTGA